From the Roseateles sp. XES5 genome, one window contains:
- a CDS encoding class I SAM-dependent methyltransferase: MSREYDGPIRDIYGRAPQNHYLWFTDWWWANKEFGYRIDSRWNFGIVALADGRFSTDGSVYSISENNCNGHWEKPRPCVYGTRETAIRVAAARMIRVARASRRWNGLFTGKLEGPDLAAVINWARAIIAQETSRPPPTLITIKESPEPRPKTGLPLLTYRIPMANQHLASIVKLFETCRYRHDIYQVFSDWCECAAIAMSNAMDIRQREKREARYLDIVKRYTKEELATFPQIFGEVTMALEAAPQDILGATFHELELHNKARGQFFTPYELCRMMAKINAGTAEDLQAIIDKRGYITAQEPAVGAGATIIALAEAIKDLGVNYQQHLHVTAVDIDPRAVHMAYVQFSLLHIPAQVIVGDTLRLEFREDWFTPAHIMGFWTGRLAADRATEHAAAPITPTQVTPIRSPLAKRRAPPRPPPSGPSLFDFGL, encoded by the coding sequence ATGTCACGGGAGTATGACGGCCCGATCCGGGACATCTATGGCCGCGCGCCGCAAAATCACTATCTCTGGTTCACTGACTGGTGGTGGGCGAACAAGGAGTTCGGCTACCGCATTGATTCCCGTTGGAACTTCGGAATCGTAGCGCTCGCCGACGGCCGTTTCTCCACCGATGGTTCGGTCTATTCCATCAGCGAGAACAACTGCAACGGCCACTGGGAGAAGCCCCGACCTTGCGTCTACGGCACCCGTGAAACGGCCATCCGTGTCGCCGCGGCGCGGATGATCCGTGTGGCTCGGGCGTCTCGCCGATGGAATGGGCTCTTCACCGGGAAGCTGGAAGGGCCAGATCTCGCCGCCGTCATAAACTGGGCCCGCGCCATCATCGCCCAGGAAACAAGTCGTCCACCACCGACACTCATCACCATCAAGGAATCTCCCGAGCCCCGTCCGAAAACGGGGCTTCCTCTTTTGACCTATAGGATTCCAATGGCCAATCAGCACCTGGCGAGCATCGTGAAACTCTTCGAGACCTGTCGATATCGCCACGATATCTATCAGGTGTTTTCCGATTGGTGTGAATGCGCTGCGATCGCCATGAGCAATGCCATGGATATCCGCCAGCGTGAGAAGCGCGAGGCTCGCTACCTCGATATCGTCAAGCGCTACACCAAGGAGGAGCTGGCCACGTTTCCGCAAATCTTCGGCGAGGTGACGATGGCGCTTGAGGCAGCGCCGCAGGATATTCTGGGCGCTACGTTCCACGAGCTCGAGCTGCACAACAAGGCGCGCGGCCAGTTCTTCACGCCGTACGAGCTCTGCAGGATGATGGCCAAGATCAACGCGGGCACCGCCGAGGACCTGCAGGCGATCATCGACAAGCGCGGATACATCACCGCCCAAGAGCCGGCAGTCGGCGCCGGCGCCACGATCATCGCCTTGGCTGAAGCAATCAAGGATCTCGGCGTCAACTATCAGCAGCATCTTCATGTGACGGCCGTCGATATCGACCCGCGCGCCGTGCACATGGCCTACGTCCAGTTCTCGCTACTGCACATTCCGGCACAGGTCATCGTTGGCGACACGCTCCGCCTCGAATTTCGCGAGGATTGGTTCACGCCGGCGCACATCATGGGCTTCTGGACAGGGCGGCTGGCCGCTGATCGCGCCACCGAACATGCAGCCGCACCGATAACCCCGACACAGGTCACCCCCATTCGGTCACCGCTCGCCAAGCGGAGAGCGCCGCCCAGGCCGCCCCCCTCCGGACCATCCCTTTTCGATTTCGGTCTTTGA
- a CDS encoding ATP-binding protein — protein sequence MSFGNVTMTADQIGRLRPAEKELAKALAAEMGNKNLAKPAPVEPPPAGGIHLGMSEHGKQIYLDMEKLLDGRLLVQGTSGAGKSWTLRRIVEQTNGLVQQIIIDPEGEFGSLAQQFDFPIMDGTRLDAAALAVAAGRVREHRLSVLLDLSQLDREAQMQAVTSFVGALISAPRENWHPALIVIDEAHLFAPFGGGGLAATSVRQAATQTITDLMSRGRKRGLAGVLATQRIAKLAKSVSAEVLNFLIGLNTLDIDIRRAAETIGWDASKGFDRLPTLQPGDFVASGPAFNLAPATLHVGAVQTRHIGARPEIRAPAAIDAAGAASLLDLDQLHAATAGDEEIRSEASIPPAYRGVRAFIREPAFADAGRIWEVISPLAPQGASVADLADYLSIDAGRVSAALALLDSYGAVEISDMSEGRAVRTGKGMAT from the coding sequence ATGAGCTTCGGCAATGTCACCATGACGGCCGACCAAATCGGCCGGCTCCGCCCGGCCGAGAAGGAACTGGCCAAGGCCTTGGCCGCAGAGATGGGAAACAAAAACTTGGCGAAGCCAGCGCCCGTCGAACCGCCACCAGCTGGCGGCATCCATCTTGGCATGTCGGAACATGGGAAGCAGATCTATCTCGACATGGAAAAGCTGCTGGACGGTCGACTGCTCGTGCAGGGAACCTCCGGTGCGGGCAAGAGCTGGACACTCCGTCGCATCGTCGAGCAGACCAACGGACTGGTGCAGCAGATCATCATCGATCCGGAGGGCGAATTTGGCTCTCTCGCGCAGCAGTTCGATTTCCCCATCATGGACGGCACCCGGCTCGACGCCGCGGCGCTCGCCGTCGCCGCCGGCCGCGTGCGTGAGCATCGGCTTTCCGTGTTGCTCGACCTGTCGCAGCTCGATCGAGAGGCGCAGATGCAGGCGGTCACGTCTTTCGTCGGCGCCCTGATCTCCGCGCCGCGCGAGAACTGGCACCCCGCGCTCATCGTCATCGACGAGGCGCATCTGTTCGCACCCTTTGGAGGCGGCGGTCTCGCGGCCACCTCTGTCCGCCAAGCTGCGACGCAGACGATCACCGATCTGATGAGCCGTGGGAGAAAGCGCGGCCTGGCGGGCGTGCTCGCCACGCAACGCATTGCGAAGCTGGCGAAGTCCGTTTCGGCGGAGGTCCTGAACTTCCTGATCGGGCTAAACACGCTCGATATCGACATCCGGCGCGCGGCCGAGACGATCGGCTGGGATGCGAGCAAGGGCTTCGACCGGCTGCCTACTCTGCAGCCGGGCGACTTCGTTGCTTCCGGCCCGGCCTTCAATCTGGCACCAGCAACCCTACACGTCGGCGCCGTCCAGACCAGGCACATCGGCGCCCGACCGGAGATCCGTGCGCCGGCCGCCATCGATGCCGCCGGCGCGGCATCCCTTCTGGATCTCGACCAGCTCCACGCGGCGACGGCCGGTGACGAGGAAATTCGGTCGGAGGCGAGCATCCCGCCGGCCTATCGCGGCGTCCGGGCGTTCATCCGCGAGCCGGCGTTCGCGGACGCGGGCCGCATCTGGGAGGTGATCTCGCCGCTCGCGCCGCAGGGCGCGTCGGTGGCCGATCTCGCCGACTATCTCTCCATCGATGCCGGCCGGGTGTCGGCCGCCCTCGCCCTCCTCGACAGTTACGGTGCAGTCGAGATCAGCGACATGAGCGAGGGCCGCGCGGTGCGCACCGGGAAAGGAATGGCCACATGA
- a CDS encoding ASCH domain-containing protein has protein sequence MAIMKAITVWQPWATLILQGAKPYEFRRWKPPTSLIGQRIAIHAGSRPVRRDEVAVLQMQLLDPHRYGQPCLHAPLAVPVLDIAYRNPKAGALPLSHVLCTAILGEPKPGHECASEFGENAGNDSDREGTFNWGWPLTDIERLVPPVPSRGAQGFWNWSNDNG, from the coding sequence ATGGCAATCATGAAGGCCATTACCGTCTGGCAGCCTTGGGCCACCCTGATACTGCAGGGCGCAAAGCCTTATGAGTTTCGCCGCTGGAAGCCTCCAACTTCGCTCATCGGCCAGCGCATCGCAATCCACGCCGGTTCACGGCCTGTCCGACGCGACGAAGTAGCTGTTCTGCAGATGCAACTCCTGGACCCGCACCGTTACGGACAACCCTGCCTGCACGCGCCTCTTGCCGTGCCGGTCTTGGATATCGCGTATCGCAACCCCAAGGCCGGCGCGCTGCCCCTGTCTCATGTCCTGTGCACGGCAATTCTCGGAGAACCCAAGCCGGGCCACGAATGTGCCAGCGAATTTGGCGAAAATGCCGGCAACGACAGCGATCGCGAAGGGACCTTCAATTGGGGCTGGCCCCTGACCGATATTGAGCGGCTCGTCCCTCCGGTCCCGTCCCGCGGCGCGCAAGGCTTCTGGAACTGGAGCAACGACAATGGCTGA
- a CDS encoding CCDC90 family protein encodes MAVAFDTLGYSKRLRDAGYTQKQAEAHAEAARDFIMAELVTKTDLTAAMDTLALRLTVRLGGLMMAGIGALAVLIKLT; translated from the coding sequence ATGGCAGTTGCGTTTGATACTCTCGGCTATTCGAAACGGCTCCGCGACGCTGGCTATACCCAGAAGCAGGCGGAAGCCCACGCGGAAGCCGCACGGGATTTCATCATGGCCGAACTCGTGACAAAGACCGACCTGACCGCCGCGATGGATACCCTCGCGCTGCGGCTGACGGTCCGGCTCGGCGGGCTCATGATGGCGGGCATTGGCGCCTTGGCCGTGCTGATCAAGCTGACCTAA
- a CDS encoding P27 family phage terminase small subunit yields MRGRKPNPTPVTNVVPGPFPGVEAPEVEFEEPDWLLTVNVKEWGKRRAKIASERWKTLTQSLARKGLLDVDNDVLIEMAAGAYADWKLAEAHVARYGVMMPAPKTKVMMHNPYKAIADAAMKRVMAAERELGIPPTERGRAEKAPPRSGRKKRAADAYLGNK; encoded by the coding sequence ATGAGAGGCAGAAAACCGAATCCCACCCCGGTCACCAACGTCGTCCCGGGGCCGTTTCCCGGCGTCGAGGCGCCGGAGGTCGAGTTCGAAGAGCCGGATTGGCTCCTGACGGTCAACGTCAAGGAATGGGGCAAGCGCCGTGCGAAGATCGCAAGCGAGCGCTGGAAGACCCTGACGCAAAGCTTGGCCCGCAAGGGCCTGCTGGACGTCGACAATGACGTGCTCATCGAGATGGCCGCCGGCGCCTACGCTGACTGGAAGTTGGCTGAGGCTCATGTGGCTCGCTACGGCGTGATGATGCCGGCGCCCAAGACCAAGGTCATGATGCACAACCCGTACAAGGCGATAGCCGACGCCGCGATGAAGCGGGTCATGGCAGCCGAACGCGAGCTCGGGATCCCGCCGACGGAACGCGGGCGCGCCGAGAAGGCGCCGCCGAGATCTGGAAGGAAGAAGCGCGCAGCCGATGCCTACCTCGGGAACAAGTGA
- a CDS encoding terminase large subunit encodes MPTSGTSDPVTDWAQEVVDGWITSGHFGRLACQRHLRDLETGHQRGLEWRPEAALKALNFFPSVLMVTAGAMANTPFHLPSYTTFVVGSLYGWYRKDSGRLRFRSSWVETGKGQIKSPVAAALGLYNMAFRGIPRAECYAIAKDRNQANVLFGDASAMALAEMPEAEFDGESLVSRGTIVTRGTGDMIWMLEHPGSGSKFRSLAGDEKVNGPRPTYVAADEIHEWKSDGALNTWKSAGAKMPGDFLLWMSTNTPAADQVVATEWSQKHQRILRGEADDDSAFAFIARVDPDDKPFEDESCWRKSMPCLGITFPIENVRIEVNSARHSVGTRLSTERLYFGIPVGSSEYWIDLDFWDAVQGVVDIDDAGDRDLYLSLDLSKKNDLTAIGLGWSDDKGVLHATVEYWKPSEKLKEKAEEDHAQYVEWAAATPPLLNLVKGRSIEYEFIAQRIKQLVAKFNVPALVVDPAYLSDFRKACENVGLDVWVWEPDGEIGSGLKIMIHGQGRLGMQSKKALWMPRSLQKFEDRILQRRVVIHESPITKWCSGNAAIQPDAQNNRFFVKKHQRGRIDGMTVLAMLSGAADLDDADGGQSGIDTAEDLDDLEAMIEAELAAMEQDVPHLF; translated from the coding sequence ATGCCTACCTCGGGAACAAGTGATCCGGTAACCGACTGGGCCCAGGAGGTCGTCGACGGTTGGATCACGTCCGGTCATTTCGGCCGCCTTGCGTGCCAGCGACATCTGCGCGACCTTGAAACTGGCCATCAGCGCGGATTGGAATGGCGGCCGGAAGCAGCGCTGAAGGCGCTTAACTTCTTTCCGTCCGTGCTGATGGTTACCGCCGGCGCTATGGCGAACACGCCGTTCCATCTGCCCAGCTATACGACCTTCGTGGTCGGTTCGCTCTACGGCTGGTATCGGAAGGATAGCGGACGTTTGCGGTTCCGCTCCTCGTGGGTGGAAACGGGCAAGGGGCAGATCAAATCGCCCGTCGCCGCGGCGCTCGGCCTGTACAATATGGCCTTTCGCGGCATTCCACGCGCCGAGTGCTATGCGATCGCCAAAGACCGCAACCAGGCGAATGTTCTTTTCGGCGATGCGTCCGCGATGGCGCTGGCCGAGATGCCGGAAGCGGAATTCGACGGTGAGAGCCTAGTGTCGCGCGGCACGATCGTTACGCGCGGCACGGGCGACATGATCTGGATGCTCGAGCATCCGGGTAGCGGCTCAAAGTTTCGCTCGCTTGCTGGCGACGAAAAGGTCAACGGTCCGCGCCCGACGTATGTAGCCGCCGACGAAATCCACGAGTGGAAATCGGATGGCGCGTTGAACACCTGGAAATCGGCCGGCGCCAAAATGCCCGGCGACTTCCTACTGTGGATGTCCACAAACACCCCGGCCGCGGATCAGGTCGTTGCGACGGAATGGAGCCAGAAGCACCAGCGCATTTTGCGTGGTGAGGCAGACGACGATTCGGCGTTTGCCTTCATTGCGCGCGTCGATCCGGACGACAAGCCGTTCGAAGACGAGAGCTGCTGGCGGAAATCCATGCCCTGCCTCGGCATCACGTTTCCGATCGAGAACGTCCGGATCGAGGTAAATTCGGCGCGGCATTCGGTCGGCACCCGATTGAGCACCGAGCGCCTGTATTTCGGCATTCCTGTCGGATCGTCCGAATACTGGATCGACCTGGACTTCTGGGATGCGGTGCAGGGTGTCGTCGATATCGATGACGCGGGCGACCGGGACCTGTACCTGTCGCTCGACTTGTCAAAAAAGAACGACTTGACAGCGATCGGCCTGGGCTGGTCGGACGACAAGGGCGTCCTGCATGCGACGGTTGAATATTGGAAGCCGTCCGAGAAGCTGAAGGAAAAAGCTGAGGAGGACCACGCGCAATATGTCGAGTGGGCCGCTGCAACACCGCCCCTTCTGAACTTGGTGAAGGGCCGCTCGATCGAGTACGAGTTCATCGCGCAGCGCATCAAACAGCTTGTGGCTAAGTTCAACGTACCGGCGCTAGTTGTTGATCCGGCTTATCTTTCTGACTTTCGAAAGGCATGCGAAAATGTCGGCCTCGACGTCTGGGTATGGGAACCGGATGGTGAAATCGGGTCCGGCCTGAAGATCATGATCCACGGCCAGGGCCGTCTCGGCATGCAGTCGAAGAAGGCGCTCTGGATGCCGCGCTCGCTTCAGAAATTCGAGGACAGGATTCTGCAGCGGCGGGTAGTCATACACGAAAGCCCCATCACGAAATGGTGCTCCGGCAATGCTGCGATTCAGCCCGACGCGCAGAACAACCGGTTCTTCGTGAAGAAGCACCAGCGCGGGCGCATCGATGGCATGACGGTCCTGGCGATGCTGAGCGGGGCCGCAGATCTCGATGACGCCGACGGCGGTCAATCCGGCATCGACACGGCAGAGGACCTGGACGATCTGGAGGCCATGATCGAAGCCGAGCTTGCCGCCATGGAACAGGATGTTCCGCACCTATTCTGA
- a CDS encoding phage portal protein: MRGLFGALAGGGERKEETRYGLVDQMWADFFGGASTSKTGISVNWKSALSVTTVLACCRVRADGHATVPWKLYQRTEKSMNGKPVVGRREARDLPLYDLLATAPNEWMTSLEFRETQSFHVDLTGNSCAFLNKVRGNIVEMILMEPSRVSWKVNADYSRTYTLTGLDGTVMTVPGDLIWHVKGPSWDTVGGLNIVRYAAEAIGLALATEESHSYFHRHGARPSGILSVEPSLDETKLARLAAWVRRHFGGSQNAGKIMVVDRGAKFTPVQMSGVDSQHIETRKFQVERICEVLRVMPIMIGFSGDKNATFASAEQMFLAHLVHCVRPIHRRFGGSADLFLLSKDDRAKGFYTGFVDSDFLSPSVEAKAKYNQIALGGPNNPGWVTQNEVRGWDEQDAVDGGDRLFVPANMAALGDDGEPIFFTPPAPAAAPKPPSEE, from the coding sequence ATGAGGGGGCTTTTCGGCGCGCTCGCCGGCGGCGGCGAGCGGAAGGAAGAAACTCGGTACGGCCTTGTCGATCAGATGTGGGCCGACTTCTTCGGCGGAGCGTCTACCTCGAAAACGGGCATCTCTGTAAACTGGAAGTCCGCCCTTAGCGTGACGACGGTTTTGGCGTGCTGCCGGGTGCGTGCCGATGGGCACGCGACGGTTCCTTGGAAGCTTTATCAACGGACCGAAAAGTCCATGAACGGAAAGCCGGTTGTGGGCCGCCGTGAGGCTCGCGACCTGCCTTTGTACGACTTGCTCGCGACGGCGCCGAACGAATGGATGACCAGCCTGGAATTCCGCGAGACGCAGAGCTTCCATGTCGACCTCACGGGCAACTCATGCGCGTTCCTGAACAAGGTTCGCGGCAATATCGTCGAGATGATCCTCATGGAGCCGTCTCGCGTGTCGTGGAAGGTGAACGCGGATTACTCGCGGACCTATACGCTAACCGGTCTTGACGGCACGGTGATGACTGTTCCGGGCGATCTCATCTGGCATGTCAAGGGGCCGTCGTGGGACACAGTCGGCGGCCTGAACATCGTGCGCTATGCCGCCGAGGCCATCGGCCTGGCGCTCGCCACGGAAGAGAGCCACTCGTATTTCCATCGTCACGGCGCGCGGCCGAGCGGCATTTTGTCGGTCGAGCCATCGCTCGATGAGACCAAGCTGGCGCGCCTCGCCGCGTGGGTCCGTCGCCATTTCGGCGGCTCGCAGAACGCCGGAAAGATCATGGTCGTCGACCGTGGTGCGAAATTCACGCCTGTTCAGATGAGCGGCGTCGACTCGCAGCATATCGAAACGCGGAAATTTCAGGTCGAACGCATCTGCGAGGTGCTGAGGGTGATGCCGATTATGATCGGCTTTTCCGGTGACAAGAACGCGACGTTCGCTTCCGCCGAGCAGATGTTCCTCGCGCACCTGGTTCATTGCGTCCGTCCCATCCACCGCCGTTTCGGCGGCTCCGCGGATCTGTTCCTGCTGTCGAAAGACGATCGCGCGAAGGGCTTTTACACCGGTTTCGTCGACTCCGACTTCCTGAGCCCCAGCGTCGAGGCGAAGGCGAAGTACAACCAGATCGCCCTTGGCGGCCCGAATAATCCGGGCTGGGTCACGCAAAACGAGGTTCGCGGCTGGGACGAGCAGGATGCCGTTGATGGTGGTGATCGGCTTTTCGTTCCCGCGAACATGGCCGCTCTAGGCGACGACGGCGAGCCGATATTCTTCACACCGCCGGCGCCGGCGGCCGCACCGAAGCCGCCATCCGAGGAATGA
- a CDS encoding HK97 family phage prohead protease: MEHLETGLIEVKFSQASAEEGTFSGYGAVFGNIDSHGDIIEKGAFKNSLREWETKGKLPKMLLQHGGFFGPVDDMLPIGKWTSMEENSKGLKVEGKLFALNTDRGALIYEGLKSGELDGLSIGFKSKKHRMGTKPQDPTRWLEEIDLREVSIVTWGSNDRALVGQVKAFDMFNPRELERELKTILSGADAVKAVAIVKKHLQRDAGGQPTTSSRDEEAAMELLAELKKLRVA, encoded by the coding sequence ATGGAGCATCTTGAAACAGGCCTGATCGAGGTGAAGTTCTCCCAGGCCTCTGCCGAGGAGGGCACGTTTTCCGGATATGGCGCTGTCTTCGGGAATATCGATTCCCATGGCGACATCATTGAGAAGGGTGCCTTCAAGAACAGCCTTCGCGAATGGGAAACCAAGGGCAAGCTGCCAAAGATGCTTCTGCAGCACGGCGGCTTCTTCGGTCCCGTCGATGACATGCTGCCAATCGGGAAATGGACCTCGATGGAGGAGAACAGCAAGGGCCTGAAGGTAGAGGGGAAGTTGTTCGCCCTCAACACGGACCGCGGCGCGCTGATCTATGAGGGCCTGAAGAGCGGGGAGCTCGACGGCCTTTCCATCGGGTTCAAGTCGAAGAAGCATCGGATGGGTACGAAACCGCAGGATCCGACGCGCTGGCTGGAGGAAATCGACCTCCGCGAGGTCAGCATCGTGACCTGGGGGTCAAATGACCGCGCCCTCGTCGGCCAGGTCAAAGCCTTCGACATGTTCAACCCGCGCGAACTCGAGCGGGAACTGAAAACCATTCTTTCGGGTGCCGACGCCGTGAAGGCCGTCGCCATCGTAAAGAAGCACCTCCAGCGTGACGCTGGAGGCCAACCCACGACGTCTTCTCGTGACGAGGAAGCCGCGATGGAACTGCTCGCAGAGCTGAAAAAGCTCCGAGTGGCTTGA
- a CDS encoding phage major capsid protein yields the protein MPELKDVLDDVQREVKRAGDDIKQLQDSMQRDLRSVRELAEKAGKDAEAGTQFKSDLDALTRGVEEKHTAIEAKVAEIIKRAEEEAKAVLEIQKKMNRPGGGNPGDEGKFVLDATEFKRVSMSRRGELKATTNLKPEETNVDEYKSYCDAFKMSLRREINFLTADEQKAMMVGSDPDGGYLVPTATSSRIITKVWETSPLDELAYHESISTDAIEIPIDTDEAGAGWVGETDARTETSTPQVGVQRIPVHEIYAKPKATQQLLEDAGVDIEAWLERKVGEKFARMRALAFISGNGIKKPRGILTYPAGANGARGTILQVASGDATSLTPDGLVKLTFSLKDKYLANSNWLMKRGTVGAVMLFKDLQGQYIWRPGLEAGKPSILLGYNVRRADDMPSVGAGALPIAFGDFRAGYTIVDRLGIRTLRDPYSSKPFVEFYTRQRVGGDVVDFEAYALQVVSV from the coding sequence ATGCCCGAATTGAAGGACGTGCTGGACGATGTCCAGCGCGAGGTAAAGCGCGCCGGCGACGACATCAAGCAGCTGCAGGATTCGATGCAGCGCGACCTGAGGTCTGTCCGCGAACTCGCGGAAAAGGCTGGGAAAGATGCCGAGGCCGGTACGCAGTTCAAGAGCGATCTCGACGCCCTGACCCGCGGCGTCGAGGAGAAGCACACCGCGATCGAGGCGAAAGTCGCTGAGATCATCAAGAGGGCCGAGGAGGAGGCCAAGGCCGTCCTCGAAATCCAGAAGAAGATGAATCGTCCCGGCGGTGGCAATCCGGGCGATGAGGGCAAATTCGTTCTCGATGCCACCGAATTCAAGCGTGTCTCGATGTCCCGTCGTGGTGAGCTGAAGGCGACGACGAACCTCAAGCCCGAGGAGACGAACGTCGACGAGTACAAGTCCTACTGTGACGCGTTCAAGATGTCGCTGCGGCGGGAGATCAACTTCCTGACCGCCGACGAGCAGAAGGCAATGATGGTCGGCTCCGATCCGGACGGCGGCTATCTCGTCCCGACGGCGACGAGCTCGCGCATCATCACGAAGGTCTGGGAAACGTCGCCGCTCGATGAACTGGCCTACCATGAATCGATTTCTACGGATGCGATCGAAATCCCGATCGACACCGACGAGGCCGGCGCAGGCTGGGTCGGTGAGACGGACGCGCGGACTGAAACCTCAACGCCGCAGGTCGGCGTGCAGCGTATTCCGGTCCACGAGATCTACGCGAAGCCGAAGGCAACGCAGCAGCTGCTCGAGGATGCCGGCGTCGATATCGAGGCCTGGCTCGAGCGCAAGGTCGGCGAGAAGTTCGCCCGCATGCGCGCTCTGGCCTTCATTTCCGGGAACGGTATCAAGAAGCCGCGCGGCATCCTCACCTATCCGGCGGGCGCCAATGGCGCACGCGGTACCATCTTGCAGGTGGCCTCGGGCGACGCGACTTCGCTGACCCCGGATGGGCTCGTCAAGCTGACCTTCTCCCTGAAGGACAAGTATCTGGCGAATTCCAACTGGCTCATGAAGCGTGGGACCGTCGGCGCGGTCATGCTCTTCAAGGACCTCCAGGGCCAGTACATCTGGCGTCCGGGCCTCGAAGCCGGCAAGCCCTCTATCTTGCTTGGTTACAACGTTCGGCGTGCCGATGACATGCCTTCCGTCGGCGCCGGTGCCCTGCCGATCGCCTTCGGTGACTTCCGTGCCGGCTACACGATCGTCGATCGTCTCGGCATCCGCACCCTGCGCGATCCTTACTCCTCGAAGCCCTTCGTCGAATTCTACACGCGCCAGCGTGTCGGCGGCGACGTCGTCGACTTCGAGGCTTACGCCCTGCAGGTCGTGTCGGTCTAG